Below is a genomic region from Blochmannia endosymbiont of Camponotus modoc.
TTACAATAATACATTATGCATTTATTGTACTAGTATTAAATCTTCTATAATTTTTTTATATATAGAGCTAAGTAATTTTAAATCAATTAGATCAATGTATTCGTTAACTTTATGAATCATATGGTTACGTGCTCCTAATTCTATGACTTCTGTCCCCATTTTAGCTATAAAACGCCCATCAGAAGTACCTCCTGTAGTTTCTAATCGAGGTTCAAATTTTTGGTAATATTTAATTGCATTGACTACAACATTAGTTAATTGTCCAGGGTTACTAAAATAAGGCTCCGCAGAAAGTTTCCAATCGATATTATAAGGTAAAGTATGACGTGTGAATATTTCATTTATGTATCTTTTAATATTGTCAATAGAACATTTATCATTAAAGCGTACATTGAAATTTAATATAACCGCATGGGGGGTAACATTATTGTTGTTATTATTAGAATAAATATTAGTAATTTGTATAGAAGTAGGAGGAAATAATATACTTCTTTCTCGATCCCATGTAGTGTTTAGTAAATCTGACAGCGCTGGAATGATTAAATGTATTGGATTTTTAGAGAATTGAGGATATGCTACATGTCCTTGAGATCCATGTACTGTCAGTTGTCCAATAAGCGATCCACGTCTACCATTTTTTATAACATCACCTAGTTGATTTTGACTGGATGGTTCTCCGACTATGCAATAGTCTATATGTTCATCGCGCGCAATTAGAGATTCTACAACTTTTGTGGTTCCGTTGATGCCACTGCCTTCTTCGTCAGAAGTGATAAGAAACGCAACTCGTCCTTGATAATTGGGATGTTGGTCGATAAAATTGGCAGCGGCTACTAACATAGCTGCTAATGCCCCCTTCATATCAATTGCACCTCGTCCATGTAATATATTATTATGCACTAATCCTGAGAACGGGGGGTAATCCCAGCATTGAAGATCCCCAGGATCGACTACATCAGTATGTCCAATAAACAATAATGTTGTGCATTTTTGTTGTTTTTTACAACCATGAAATGCCCAAAGATTAAGAGTGTTATCAAAGCGCATTAATTCTACATTAAAATTTAGTTTTTCTAAATAATTTGCAATTATTTCATGACAACTATGATGGTTTGAGCTAACCGAAGGTTGCTGAATTAATTTTTGAGCTAATGTTATTAGTTCTGAATAATCCATTTTATATTTTCTCGTGGTAATAGTTCTGATTAAATTATTTTAAATTTAATAATTCACACGAATAAATCATATATATAATTAATACAAAATTCAGATATACGACTATACCGACAAATATCGGTATAGTCGTATATAATAGATGCCTTTTATAAAAATTAAACATTTTGGTGATCTGTTGTTTTAGGATTTTTTGAGTAATTTATATGATTTATTGATCACGTAGTCTACAGTAAAGTCAAAAAATTTAAATAATTGATGTGATGGAGCTGATTTTCCGAATGTGTTCATACCAATGATCTCACCATATATTCCAACATACTTATACCAATAGTCAGTGCTGCTAGCTTCGATAGCTATTCTATTAATTACTGTATTTGGTAACACGTATTCACGGTATGATTTATCTTGCTGATCAAATATATCAGTAGAAGGTAATGAGATGACTCGTATTTTGTAGCCTTCATCAGTTAATCGGTGATATGCTTGTATTGCTAATATTATTTCTGATCCAGTAGCAATTATAATTAATTCAGGAATATTTTGACAATCTTTAAGAATGTATCCTCCGCGAGTAATGTTATTAATTTGTGTTGATGTGCGTTCTTGTTGCATGAGATTTTGTCTAGATAAAATCAATGCGGTTGGTCCATGGTGTTCAATTGCTGATTTCCAGGCAACTGCTGTTTCTACTTGATCACAGGGACGCCATACTATTACATTGGGAGTCATGCGTAAACTTGATAATTGTTCTATAGGTTGATGAGTTGGACCATCTTCTCCTAATCCAATAGAATCATGAGTATAAATCATAATATGATGACTATTCATTAATGCCGCCATGCGAACCGCGTTGCGTGCGTATTCAACAAATGTTAAAAATGTAGCAGTATAAGGTAAAAAAGCTCCATAATTAGCAATTCCATTGGCAATAGCAGTCATTCCGAATTCACGTACACCGTAATGAATATAATTTCCGGCAGGATTTTTCATAATAGAAGAAGATTGAGACCAAGTTGTCAAATTGCTGGGTGTTAAGTCTGCTGATCCACCAAAAAGCTCTGGCAATTCTTTAGAAAAAAATTCAATTGTAATTTGAGAAGCTTGACGTGTAGCAATATTTTGAGAATGCACCTGTAAATTTTCAATAAATTTTTGTGTTTTTTTATGCCAATCTTCGGGTAATTTTCGTTGTATTCGTCTTATTAATTCTTTTGCTAAATTAGGATAGGTAACCTGGTATTTGCGAAAAAGTTGTTGCCAATTATCTTCTTTTTTTTGTCCCAGTATCGTGGCATTCCATGATTTATATATTGCTTTTGGTATGACGAAT
It encodes:
- the dapE gene encoding succinyl-diaminopimelate desuccinylase; its protein translation is MDYSELITLAQKLIQQPSVSSNHHSCHEIIANYLEKLNFNVELMRFDNTLNLWAFHGCKKQQKCTTLLFIGHTDVVDPGDLQCWDYPPFSGLVHNNILHGRGAIDMKGALAAMLVAAANFIDQHPNYQGRVAFLITSDEEGSGINGTTKVVESLIARDEHIDYCIVGEPSSQNQLGDVIKNGRRGSLIGQLTVHGSQGHVAYPQFSKNPIHLIIPALSDLLNTTWDRERSILFPPTSIQITNIYSNNNNNNVTPHAVILNFNVRFNDKCSIDNIKRYINEIFTRHTLPYNIDWKLSAEPYFSNPGQLTNVVVNAIKYYQKFEPRLETTGGTSDGRFIAKMGTEVIELGARNHMIHKVNEYIDLIDLKLLSSIYKKIIEDLILVQ
- the tkt gene encoding transketolase, encoding MLSEKILANAIRILSIDAIQQANSGHPGCPMGMADIAEVLWRDYLNHNPNNPNWINRDRFVLSNGHGSMLLYSILHLTGYKISIEDLKNFRQLNSTTPGHPEYGLTDGIEVTTGPLGQGLANAVGFAIAERTLAAQFNRAQFNIINHYTYVFLGDGCMMEGISHEACALAGTMKLNKLIIFYDNNGISIDGNVKEWFTDDTAMRFESYGWNVIRNINGHNRNSVKAAIDQAKSTLNKPSLLICNTIIAFGAPNKSGTHSAHGAPLGAEEVAATRKALNWDEPQFVIPKAIYKSWNATILGQKKEDNWQQLFRKYQVTYPNLAKELIRRIQRKLPEDWHKKTQKFIENLQVHSQNIATRQASQITIEFFSKELPELFGGSADLTPSNLTTWSQSSSIMKNPAGNYIHYGVREFGMTAIANGIANYGAFLPYTATFLTFVEYARNAVRMAALMNSHHIMIYTHDSIGLGEDGPTHQPIEQLSSLRMTPNVIVWRPCDQVETAVAWKSAIEHHGPTALILSRQNLMQQERTSTQINNITRGGYILKDCQNIPELIIIATGSEIILAIQAYHRLTDEGYKIRVISLPSTDIFDQQDKSYREYVLPNTVINRIAIEASSTDYWYKYVGIYGEIIGMNTFGKSAPSHQLFKFFDFTVDYVINKSYKLLKKS